Below is a window of 'Nostoc azollae' 0708 DNA.
GGCCATTAAACCTGCTGGATCTAGGCGATCACCATTAATACCAAAAGCCATTAACAATGGTTCACCAATACCGGGAACTTGCGCGTCTATAATTCTTGCCCCTCTTTGTCCGAGCGATCGGAAATAGGATTCTGAGTCTTCTAATGTCCCATTTTTGTCAAATAAAATTGCCTGAATATCAGGAAAGGTCTTGTCTCCACATTTAATAGTAGCCATATTAGTCAGTTATCAGTTATCAGTGAGAAAAGGCGCTCTTGCAATAGACCGGAGTTTTTTATTTTTTAATTTTTATCCGTCTTCAATTAGCACAAAAAAAGAGGGAAAATCCCTCTTGATTAAATAGTTTTATGCTTCTAAGTTGCAAGCAATTACAACTTAGAATATATTATTGTTCAACAGCTGGGGGAATTTCTTCTTCAACTTCAGTTACTGGGGGAATTTCTTCTTCAGCTATAGTTTCTACAGCTTCCACAGCTTCTACAACTTCCACAGGTGCAGCAGTGATACCTTGCTGTTTAGCTAACATTTGTTCCCTATACTTAGCTGCCATTTCTTCGGCCTTATCATAGACCAAATCGCGGTTCTTAATCATGTCACCAGGTTCTGGTTCCAACTGTTTGGTAGACAGAGAAATCCGTCCTCTTTCTGCATCCAAGTCAATGATCATCACTTTCACTTCATCATTGACATTGAACACGCTGTGAGGTGTGTCAATATGCTCGTGGGAAATTTCAGAAATGTGGAGTAGTCCGCTAACACCACCGATGTCGATGAATGCACCGTAGGGTTTGATACCACGAACTGTACCAATCACCACTTCGCCAACTTCCAAACGGTTCATCTTCCGCTCAACCAGCGCCCGACGATGGGAGAGAACTAAGCGGTTACGTTCTTCGTCTACTTCTAAGAATTTTAACGGCAATTCTTCCCCTACCAATTCTTCTTTTGGTTTGCGGGTACTAATGTGAGAGCCGGGTATAAAGCCGCGTAATCCCTCAATTCGTACCAATGCGCCCCCACGATTAGTGGCAAATACACCAGAACGGACCGTAGCATCTTCTGCTTGTAACTGCCGTACTCTTTCCCATGCCCTCATGTATTCAATACGACGAATGGAAAGGGTTAACTGACCATCTTCGTTTTCATCAGTGAGGATGAAAAATTCCCGTGTTTCGTTTGATTGTAAGACTTCTTCCGGGCTATCCACCCGGTTAATAGACATTTCCTGTATAGGTATGTATGCTGCTGTTTTAGCACCAATGTCAATCAGAGCGCCGCGCGGCTCTATACTAAACACTGTACCTGGTACAATATCACCAGGGCTGAAGTGATAATCGTACTTATCAAGTAGAGCAGCGAAATCTTCGTGAGTAAATCCAATTTCTGTAGCGGTTAAATTCTGATTGACCATGCTGATTTGTTCCTGGTTCTAGTCTCCGTCAAGTTTTTGTCAAAGTTAACGATGTATATGCGGTGGCTTTTAAATAAGTCTACACTTACATCCTTGTTAAACCTAGCGTAGAAGAGCTAGGTTTACACATATTATCTTCCAGATAGGATATTATATCACATAACCAAAATCTTTTCCCTTGTTGGCATTTTCAGCCTAATAAATTTTAGCAACAGAGACTCACAATATTATCCGTTGCTACCCAAAATAGGCAGCAACGGATAATATTGTGAGTTTTTTTTACAAGTCTGGTAATTCAGAATCTGACTTGAAAAATCGCTAAATGGTGAATACTGAGAAAAAATGCCAGCTTTTAGTTTTTAACTGTTTAATCTTTCTCTTTTCTCTCAAAGCGGGGGGGTTCGCGAAATGCGATCGCAAAGAAGAGAACACCTATTGCCAAGGTCAAAATTAAGATGTATGCAACGCTTTCCATATCTTTCCATATTAGGAGTTCCTGCCTATCCAGCCAGTAATCTTAGTTTACCAGGACTAGGAAAAAGTATGAAGCAATAAAACTTCATACTTCACACTTTTTCCTAGTTTAAGCTTCTTTACGCGTACGAGTGGTCTTGTCACCAACTTTCTGGAACAGACCCCACTCAACTTGCTCTTCCAGATCCGCTTCTACACCGGCAAAGACGTCACGGTAGATTGTCCGAGAACCATGCCAGAGGTGTCCAAAGAAGAACAGTAGGGCAAATACCGCGTGACCAAAGGTAAACCAACCTCTGGGAGATGTACGGAATACACCATCAGAGTTTAAGGTTTCGCGGTCAAATTCAAATATTTCTCCACCTTGAGCTTTACGAGCGTATTTCTTCACGTCAGCAGGATCTGTAAAGGTATTGCCGTTGAGATTGCCGCCGTAGAAGCTAACAGTAACGCCTGTTTGCTCAAAGCTATATTTAGATTCTGCCCGACGGAAAGGAATGTCAGCGCGGACAATTCCATCTTTATCGGTCAAAATTACTGGGAAGGTTTCAAAGAAGTTAGGCAGACGACGTACAGTTAACTCACGTCCTTCTGCATCTGTGAATACTGCGTGGCCTTGCCAAGATTGGGCAATACCATCACCCTTAACCATTGGACCTGTACGGAATAGACCACCTTTAGCGGGGCTATTACCTACGTAATCGTAGAAGGCCAATTTTTCGGGGATTTGTGACCAAGCTTCACTTAGACTTGTGCCTTGAGCAACACTGGTTTGCACACGGCGCTCAATTTCTTGACGGAAGTAGCCTTGATCCCACTGGTAACGGGTAGGTCCAAACAATTCGATGGGGGTAGCAGCGTTACCGTACCACATAGTACCAGCTACTACGAAAGCAGCGAAGAACACCGCAGCAATACTGCTGGAAAGTACGGTTTCAATGTTACCCATCCGTAGTGCTTTGTAGAGCCTTTCGGGGGGTCTGACTGTGAGGTGGAATAAACCAGCGATAATACCAACTACACCAGCTGCAATGTGGTGAGCGACAATGCCACCAGGGTTATAGGGGTTAAAC
It encodes the following:
- the psbB gene encoding photosystem II chlorophyll-binding protein CP47; protein product: MGLPWYRVHTVVLNDPGRLISVHLMHTALVAGWAGSMALYELAVYDPSDPVLNPMWRQGMFVLPFMSRLGVIKSWGGWSVTGGTAVDPGFWSFEGVAAAHIVLSGLLFLAAVWHWVYWDLELFRDPRTGEPALDLPKMFGIHLFLSGLLCFSFGAFHLTGLFGPGMWVSDAFGVTGSIQPVAPEWGPAGFNPYNPGGIVAHHIAAGVVGIIAGLFHLTVRPPERLYKALRMGNIETVLSSSIAAVFFAAFVVAGTMWYGNAATPIELFGPTRYQWDQGYFRQEIERRVQTSVAQGTSLSEAWSQIPEKLAFYDYVGNSPAKGGLFRTGPMVKGDGIAQSWQGHAVFTDAEGRELTVRRLPNFFETFPVILTDKDGIVRADIPFRRAESKYSFEQTGVTVSFYGGNLNGNTFTDPADVKKYARKAQGGEIFEFDRETLNSDGVFRTSPRGWFTFGHAVFALLFFFGHLWHGSRTIYRDVFAGVEADLEEQVEWGLFQKVGDKTTRTRKEA
- a CDS encoding photosystem II reaction center protein T, which gives rise to MESVAYILILTLAIGVLFFAIAFREPPRFERKEKD
- a CDS encoding 30S ribosomal protein S1 produces the protein MVNQNLTATEIGFTHEDFAALLDKYDYHFSPGDIVPGTVFSIEPRGALIDIGAKTAAYIPIQEMSINRVDSPEEVLQSNETREFFILTDENEDGQLTLSIRRIEYMRAWERVRQLQAEDATVRSGVFATNRGGALVRIEGLRGFIPGSHISTRKPKEELVGEELPLKFLEVDEERNRLVLSHRRALVERKMNRLEVGEVVIGTVRGIKPYGAFIDIGGVSGLLHISEISHEHIDTPHSVFNVNDEVKVMIIDLDAERGRISLSTKQLEPEPGDMIKNRDLVYDKAEEMAAKYREQMLAKQQGITAAPVEVVEAVEAVETIAEEEIPPVTEVEEEIPPAVEQ